The uncultured Methanobrevibacter sp. genome has a window encoding:
- a CDS encoding flavodoxin family protein translates to MKTIVINASPRRKWSTAEIMKEAAKGAQSAGAEVEYIDLYKLDLHGCMSCLICKKADKEPCKCYWKDDLSPLIERILDADALLIGSPIYFGEPTSHYRALLERLIFCILSYDGFGSYFEGKVNVGLFFTMNAPKEYYEKFMVNYIESSSHVFNMLNGEVKIYPVLDTLQVRDYSKYRMAAFDEEHKKEYRKAHFPTDLENAFKIGAELSRE, encoded by the coding sequence TGGAGCACTGCTGAAATTATGAAAGAGGCTGCAAAAGGGGCACAATCTGCTGGTGCTGAAGTGGAATACATTGATTTGTATAAACTCGATTTACATGGATGCATGAGCTGTCTTATATGTAAAAAAGCAGACAAGGAACCCTGCAAGTGTTACTGGAAGGACGACCTGTCTCCGTTAATCGAAAGGATACTTGATGCCGATGCACTGCTTATAGGCTCTCCGATATACTTCGGCGAACCGACAAGCCATTACAGGGCACTGCTTGAAAGACTGATATTCTGCATACTGTCCTATGACGGTTTCGGTTCATATTTTGAGGGCAAAGTCAATGTGGGACTCTTTTTCACAATGAATGCTCCGAAGGAGTATTATGAAAAGTTCATGGTCAACTATATTGAATCATCAAGCCATGTATTCAACATGCTTAACGGTGAAGTTAAGATTTATCCTGTACTTGATACATTGCAGGTCAGGGATTATTCAAAATACAGAATGGCCGCATTTGATGAGGAACACAAAAAAGAATATAGAAAAGCCCATTTTCCAACTGATTTGGAAAATGCATTTAAAATAGGTGCTGAGCTAAGTAGGGAATAA
- a CDS encoding flavodoxin family protein, whose product MKTIIINASPRKKWNTAEVLDAARKGAESVGAETEYVNLYDLVFKGCRSCLICKRKDKTKGKCYWRDDLTPLLEKIYEADALIIGSPIYFGQPTSEFRALLERLIFCIMSYDDGSSYFTGRVNVGIFYTMNAPLEFYEESMKDSLSSNEFLFKYLNGEVISYPVCDTLQVHKYSEYNMAGFSQEVKEKQLILQFPNDLEKAFEIAAELSKGK is encoded by the coding sequence ATGAAAACAATAATAATCAATGCAAGTCCCAGAAAGAAATGGAATACTGCAGAAGTTCTGGATGCAGCAAGAAAAGGTGCCGAATCAGTAGGTGCTGAAACAGAATATGTCAATTTATATGATTTGGTTTTTAAGGGATGCAGGAGCTGTTTAATCTGTAAAAGAAAAGATAAAACCAAAGGAAAATGTTACTGGAGAGATGACCTTACACCACTTCTTGAAAAAATATATGAAGCTGATGCTTTAATCATAGGCTCACCGATTTACTTTGGCCAGCCCACAAGCGAATTCAGGGCTCTTCTTGAAAGGCTGATCTTCTGTATCATGTCATATGACGACGGGTCAAGCTATTTTACGGGCAGGGTCAATGTAGGAATATTCTACACTATGAATGCACCGCTGGAATTCTATGAAGAGTCCATGAAAGACTCTCTTTCAAGCAATGAGTTTCTCTTCAAATACCTTAACGGTGAAGTAATTTCATATCCTGTCTGCGACACACTTCAGGTGCACAAATATTCAGAATACAATATGGCAGGCTTTTCACAGGAAGTAAAAGAAAAACAGCTGATTTTACAGTTTCCAAATGATTTGGAAAAGGCATTTGAAATTGCAGCCGAACTAAGCAAGGGGAAATAA
- a CDS encoding flavodoxin family protein: protein MKTIVINAGPKRKGPTAKIMKSAAEGAESVGADVEYVDLYKLDLHGCMECMICKREGKSGKCYWKDETSPLIERILASDCLLIGVPIFFTDPTSHFRALMERLIFCVVDYDVGIAFNGKINVGIFYSINYSENYYEKQVRSHLKISEDLFKLFNGEVESNYISHISVREYNLAESGDESIKAKEEEFAADLKNAFEIGAKLSR from the coding sequence ATGAAAACTATTGTAATTAATGCAGGTCCAAAAAGGAAAGGACCTACAGCAAAAATAATGAAATCCGCCGCTGAAGGTGCAGAATCAGTGGGTGCTGATGTGGAATATGTTGATTTGTATAAATTGGATTTGCATGGATGTATGGAATGTATGATATGCAAACGGGAAGGAAAGTCAGGTAAATGCTACTGGAAAGATGAGACATCACCTTTAATTGAAAGGATTCTGGCGAGTGATTGCCTTTTAATTGGTGTTCCCATATTTTTTACAGACCCCACCAGCCATTTCAGGGCTTTGATGGAGAGACTTATATTCTGCGTAGTTGACTATGATGTCGGAATTGCTTTTAATGGAAAAATCAATGTAGGAATCTTTTATTCAATTAATTATTCTGAAAACTATTATGAAAAGCAGGTCCGTTCACATCTTAAGATATCTGAAGATTTGTTTAAACTCTTCAATGGTGAAGTTGAATCCAATTATATTTCACACATTTCTGTAAGAGAATATAATCTTGCTGAATCTGGTGATGAAAGCATTAAAGCAAAAGAAGAAGAATTTGCAGCTGATTTAAAAAATGCTTTTGAAATTGGAGCTAAATTAAGCAGGTAA
- a CDS encoding DUF308 domain-containing protein, with translation MSVNRYFGLFSIILGLIFIIFPMFSSELVSIIVGLSLLFYGITTVFMGWNMRSSNAGIFSTIIMIIGIIAVIFGFLFIFYINALSFLIGIQFYIVGIIMIVCGISALISGYHRASAFSSILSILMGILAIALGTFASNQPVYLAIIIGIILIIEGILFTMSD, from the coding sequence ATGAGTGTTAACAGATATTTCGGATTGTTTTCAATTATTTTAGGTTTGATTTTCATTATTTTCCCGATGTTTTCCAGTGAACTCGTATCCATAATTGTAGGTTTAAGTTTACTATTCTATGGAATAACTACAGTATTCATGGGATGGAATATGAGGTCATCCAATGCAGGCATTTTTTCAACTATTATTATGATTATTGGAATAATTGCGGTAATCTTTGGATTCCTGTTCATATTCTACATTAATGCATTATCATTCTTAATCGGCATACAGTTCTATATTGTTGGAATAATTATGATTGTATGCGGAATAAGTGCATTAATTTCCGGATATCACAGAGCATCTGCCTTTTCTTCAATATTATCCATTTTAATGGGTATTCTGGCTATTGCTCTTGGAACATTTGCAAGTAACCAGCCAGTATATCTTGCAATAATAATCGGCATTATTCTGATTATTGAAGGAATATTGTTCACTATGTCAGATTAA
- a CDS encoding nitroreductase family protein, producing the protein MSDFEQIINTRRSIREYAKKDVSDEDILKIIRAGMQAPGSRLGAEPWEFVVVKNKETLAKLGEIKPRVTNAPVAIVLVANIERAFYKTVWQQDMGAAAENMLLEAVNLGLGGLWNGVAPEEERMEKIGKIIGIDDITETKPYCIITIGYPAEGWENKFMDKFDEERIHYEKY; encoded by the coding sequence ATGTCTGATTTTGAACAAATAATTAATACAAGAAGAAGCATTCGTGAATATGCTAAAAAGGATGTCAGCGATGAAGATATATTAAAAATCATCAGGGCAGGAATGCAGGCACCAGGTTCAAGGCTTGGAGCTGAACCATGGGAGTTTGTAGTAGTCAAAAACAAGGAAACACTGGCTAAACTTGGTGAAATCAAACCGAGAGTTACAAATGCTCCTGTTGCAATTGTATTGGTGGCAAACATTGAAAGAGCATTCTATAAAACTGTCTGGCAACAGGATATGGGTGCGGCTGCAGAAAATATGCTTCTTGAAGCAGTCAATCTTGGATTAGGTGGTCTGTGGAATGGAGTAGCACCTGAAGAGGAAAGAATGGAAAAAATAGGTAAAATCATTGGAATAGATGATATAACCGAAACCAAACCTTATTGTATCATTACAATCGGTTATCCTGCCGAAGGCTGGGAAAACAAATTCATGGACAAGTTTGATGAAGAAAGGATTCACTATGAAAAATACTAG
- a CDS encoding MalY/PatB family protein, which produces MKKGFTMKNTSYDFTNLIDRHNTSCVKWDFFDDDLPMWVADMDFRVAPAIQKAIQKRAAHPVYGYTIVPDELFEAYINWWDCRYEFKMSKEDMIYSIGVMPSIASMIRCLTDVGDEILIQSPVYHVFFYFIQDNNRKVLENELIYENGAYRIDFDDLDEKLSRVKMMILCNPQNPVGKIWSKDDLARIGELCKKHDVILISDEIHCDLTDPGVKYNPFETSSDYDKVITCLSPSKSFNIAGFQSSVVHTKNTELLEKIRTQMHVDNSDACNVFAATAVIAAYNHSEDWLEELKEVLYENRCTVDNFLKEELPIVKLVPGDATYLLWLDCSALNVHSKILGEFLRTNQGLFLSPGHEFGEIGKDFMRMNIACPNELLMDGLRRLKAGVITLKNFNNGL; this is translated from the coding sequence ATGAAGAAAGGATTCACTATGAAAAATACTAGCTATGATTTTACAAATCTTATTGACAGGCATAATACCAGCTGTGTGAAATGGGACTTTTTTGATGATGATTTGCCTATGTGGGTGGCTGATATGGACTTCAGGGTTGCTCCGGCAATTCAAAAAGCAATCCAAAAAAGAGCCGCACATCCCGTATACGGATACACTATAGTTCCCGATGAACTGTTTGAAGCATACATTAACTGGTGGGATTGCCGTTATGAATTTAAAATGTCAAAAGAAGACATGATCTATTCAATCGGCGTAATGCCGTCAATAGCTTCAATGATTAGATGTTTAACTGATGTCGGTGATGAAATATTGATTCAGTCACCTGTTTATCATGTATTTTTCTATTTTATCCAAGACAATAACCGCAAGGTCCTGGAAAATGAGCTTATATATGAAAATGGCGCATACAGAATTGATTTTGATGATCTTGATGAAAAATTATCCCGCGTTAAGATGATGATACTCTGCAATCCTCAAAATCCTGTGGGTAAAATCTGGTCAAAAGATGATCTGGCAAGAATTGGTGAGCTGTGCAAAAAACATGATGTAATTTTAATATCTGATGAAATTCACTGTGACTTGACTGATCCAGGTGTTAAATACAATCCCTTTGAAACATCATCTGATTATGATAAGGTCATTACATGTCTGTCACCTTCAAAATCATTTAACATAGCAGGATTTCAAAGCTCTGTTGTTCATACAAAAAACACAGAACTTCTTGAAAAAATCAGAACCCAGATGCATGTGGATAATTCAGACGCATGCAATGTCTTTGCAGCAACTGCCGTAATTGCAGCATATAATCACTCAGAAGACTGGCTGGAAGAGCTTAAAGAAGTTTTATATGAAAACAGATGTACTGTTGATAATTTTTTAAAAGAAGAACTGCCGATTGTTAAACTGGTTCCGGGTGATGCGACCTATCTTTTGTGGCTTGACTGTTCGGCACTGAACGTCCACTCAAAGATTTTAGGGGAATTTTTAAGAACAAATCAGGGACTCTTTCTCTCTCCTGGCCATGAATTTGGTGAAATCGGCAAGGACTTTATGAGAATGAATATTGCATGTCCCAACGAATTGCTGATGGATGGTTTAAGACGCCTGAAAGCAGGTGTTATTACATTAAAAAATTTTAATAATGGTTTGTAG
- the nudC gene encoding NAD(+) diphosphatase codes for MIEKSLYENYQIEFSDEITPADDDYLFIFNENRELYLTENKELPKTLDNFNVDFCLYIGIYKGKKAFVVSAKSEDEFYPLQEVYEFDHDLYHIGGKAVLVRDWYLLHRFCGRCGVETQLDEKDMMLKCPSCGQVHYPRIAPAIIVAIRNGDELLMAKHSYHDNIRYALIAGFVEPGESIEEAVHREVLEEVGIKIKNLKYQKSQSWPFPNSLMLAFTAEYDSGDIKVDGDEILKAKWFKKDEIIRYDSDISISDWLIQDFIDRY; via the coding sequence ATGATAGAAAAATCCCTCTATGAAAACTACCAGATTGAGTTCAGTGACGAAATTACACCAGCAGATGACGATTACCTATTTATTTTTAATGAAAACAGAGAACTCTATTTAACCGAAAATAAAGAATTGCCAAAAACCTTGGATAACTTTAACGTTGACTTTTGCTTATATATCGGCATATACAAAGGCAAAAAAGCATTTGTTGTCAGTGCCAAAAGCGAAGATGAATTCTATCCTCTTCAGGAAGTCTATGAATTTGACCATGACCTCTACCATATCGGTGGAAAAGCTGTTCTGGTCAGAGATTGGTACCTCCTACACAGATTTTGCGGAAGATGCGGAGTTGAAACTCAATTAGATGAAAAGGACATGATGTTAAAATGCCCTTCCTGCGGACAAGTGCACTATCCGCGCATCGCTCCTGCAATTATTGTAGCTATCAGAAATGGGGATGAATTGCTTATGGCCAAACACAGCTACCATGACAACATCAGATATGCACTTATTGCAGGTTTTGTGGAACCTGGAGAGTCAATTGAAGAAGCGGTTCACAGAGAGGTTCTTGAAGAAGTAGGCATTAAAATCAAAAACCTGAAATATCAAAAAAGCCAGTCCTGGCCGTTTCCGAATTCCCTGATGCTGGCATTCACTGCCGAGTATGACTCAGGAGATATCAAAGTTGACGGCGATGAAATCCTCAAGGCGAAATGGTTTAAAAAGGACGAAATTATCAGATATGATTCAGACATCAGCATTTCAGACTGGCTGATTCAGGATTTCATAGACAGATATTAA
- a CDS encoding ferritin: MVSEKMEKALNGQLNAEVYSGYLYLSMAAYFEDEDLAGFANWMRVQAAEELEHGMKFYDYIIRRGASVTLTAIDGPQTEWDSPLAAFEHVLEHEKMVSGLINDLVDLAIEEKDHATNNFLQWFVEEQVEEEENAMELLAKVKFANGDNRLMYELNKELGERSPSED; encoded by the coding sequence ATGGTATCAGAAAAAATGGAAAAAGCATTAAACGGACAATTAAACGCTGAAGTTTACTCAGGATATTTATACTTATCTATGGCTGCTTACTTTGAAGATGAAGACTTAGCAGGATTTGCTAACTGGATGAGAGTTCAGGCTGCAGAAGAATTAGAACACGGAATGAAATTCTATGACTACATCATCAGAAGAGGAGCTTCCGTAACCTTAACAGCAATTGACGGACCTCAAACCGAATGGGACTCTCCTCTCGCTGCATTCGAACATGTTTTAGAACATGAAAAAATGGTATCCGGTCTTATCAACGATTTAGTTGACTTAGCTATTGAAGAAAAAGACCACGCAACCAACAACTTCCTCCAATGGTTCGTAGAAGAACAGGTTGAAGAAGAAGAAAACGCAATGGAATTGCTCGCTAAAGTTAAATTTGCAAACGGCGACAACAGATTAATGTATGAATTAAACAAAGAATTAGGTGAAAGATCACCTTCCGAAGACTAG
- a CDS encoding adhesin: MNYPDGPTDKAQVDSCQYDSVLLGENDLGSVHLHGPFGDENSDIKIAYLIGMHPLESKSHRALFEKLISKTDLNYCYYLYNINVKDKTTDSEGRDEGQLLAQEFVKDDIIEKNYSLFLDIHSNRGSVGPGKYEITNFVFAPGFDDKSSVYMDIIIDSIDEIIYYAPDFRSSPKYITEPTAEAGIATLVYECYSYEPMEVTLSLAGKLINIVDNLSF, translated from the coding sequence ATGAATTATCCTGACGGTCCAACAGATAAGGCTCAGGTTGATTCTTGCCAGTACGACTCTGTATTATTGGGTGAAAACGATTTGGGAAGCGTGCATCTCCACGGTCCTTTTGGTGATGAAAATTCAGATATAAAAATAGCCTATCTCATAGGCATGCATCCTCTTGAAAGCAAATCCCACAGGGCGCTTTTTGAAAAGCTTATCTCTAAAACTGATTTGAATTACTGCTACTATCTCTACAATATCAATGTTAAAGATAAAACTACTGACAGCGAAGGCAGGGATGAAGGCCAGCTTCTTGCCCAGGAATTCGTAAAGGATGACATTATAGAAAAAAATTACAGTCTCTTTTTGGATATCCACTCAAACCGTGGTTCAGTGGGTCCCGGCAAGTATGAAATAACCAATTTTGTCTTTGCACCTGGATTTGACGATAAATCATCAGTTTATATGGATATTATAATTGATTCAATTGATGAGATAATTTATTATGCACCTGATTTTCGCTCAAGTCCAAAATACATAACAGAACCCACAGCCGAAGCAGGAATTGCCACACTTGTCTATGAATGCTATTCATATGAGCCGATGGAAGTAACTTTAAGTCTGGCCGGAAAATTAATCAATATTGTTGATAATCTATCGTTTTAA
- a CDS encoding beta-ribofuranosylaminobenzene 5'-phosphate synthase, translating into MIIRAPSRIHMSLIDLNGSYRRVDGGIGLALQDPQFVLEVEQIESGIELEFAETVTDQEAIEECREKIPDAAKRTIEHFDIDAGFKFTVHNTYPPHSGFGSGTQIAVSTAHLITETMGIEIESRELSSIVGRGGTSGIGTYTHDLGGFILDGGHSKEEKPLFLPSGASQAKPATLIARYDFPEEWDILIAIPHIEKHVEGDDEVDVFQTYCPIPKEEVEQVSHLILMNLVPFMLEKDIKNFGWAVSELQKVGFNKLEHSLDDSYLPTMKAIEDAGAYGVGISSFGPVLYTVFDESNADIVEKTKEIIGDKGTVFVTKAQNHGFTIEK; encoded by the coding sequence ATGATTATCAGAGCACCTTCAAGAATACATATGTCCCTTATAGACTTGAACGGGTCATATAGGAGAGTCGACGGTGGAATTGGTCTTGCATTGCAGGATCCACAATTTGTTTTGGAAGTTGAGCAGATTGAAAGCGGAATTGAACTTGAATTTGCTGAAACTGTAACAGACCAGGAAGCTATTGAAGAATGCAGGGAAAAAATCCCTGATGCCGCAAAAAGAACTATTGAACATTTTGATATTGACGCAGGCTTTAAATTTACTGTACATAATACATATCCTCCACATTCCGGTTTTGGAAGCGGAACACAGATTGCTGTTTCAACAGCTCACCTGATAACAGAAACCATGGGCATTGAAATAGAAAGCCGTGAATTAAGCAGTATTGTTGGAAGAGGAGGAACCTCCGGAATCGGAACATACACTCACGATTTAGGCGGATTTATTTTAGACGGCGGACACAGCAAAGAAGAAAAACCTTTATTCCTGCCGTCCGGTGCATCACAGGCAAAACCTGCAACACTGATTGCCAGGTATGATTTTCCTGAAGAATGGGATATTCTAATTGCTATTCCTCACATAGAAAAACATGTGGAAGGAGATGATGAAGTTGATGTATTCCAGACATATTGTCCAATCCCTAAAGAGGAAGTTGAACAGGTATCTCACCTGATTTTAATGAACCTTGTTCCATTTATGCTTGAAAAGGACATTAAAAACTTCGGTTGGGCTGTAAGCGAGCTTCAAAAAGTAGGATTCAACAAGCTTGAACACTCATTGGATGACAGCTACCTGCCTACAATGAAAGCTATTGAAGATGCCGGAGCTTATGGTGTTGGAATCAGTTCATTCGGACCGGTTTTATATACAGTATTTGACGAATCAAATGCAGATATTGTAGAAAAAACTAAAGAGATTATTGGTGATAAAGGAACTGTATTTGTCACAAAAGCTCAAAACCATGGATTCACTATTGAAAAATAG
- a CDS encoding zinc ribbon domain-containing protein has product MDRHCEKCGAKLNENAKFCKNCGFEVPQEKRNYSKIIAALILAAVVIIIVAASTSMLLTPQTQIVTVDNVQFEIPMDYKNDPSRTEISYDGNVKSSAMGWSNDKHYIEIGVTRTPGNGINSREVASTLGGTPTKMFGYDGYYQKYDEKSYSFIFGIKDEVCMIYVSDYDAFDDVKVIGRR; this is encoded by the coding sequence ATGGACAGACATTGTGAAAAATGTGGTGCTAAACTAAATGAAAACGCCAAATTCTGCAAGAATTGCGGCTTCGAAGTGCCCCAAGAAAAAAGGAATTATTCAAAAATTATTGCAGCTTTGATACTTGCGGCCGTTGTAATTATAATTGTCGCAGCGTCAACATCAATGCTTTTAACACCACAAACACAAATTGTAACTGTAGACAATGTCCAGTTTGAAATCCCTATGGACTACAAAAACGATCCCTCAAGAACTGAAATCAGCTATGACGGAAATGTGAAATCAAGTGCAATGGGATGGAGCAACGACAAGCATTACATTGAAATCGGAGTTACAAGAACACCCGGAAACGGAATCAACAGCAGGGAAGTGGCATCCACACTTGGAGGAACACCGACAAAAATGTTCGGATATGACGGATACTATCAAAAATACGATGAAAAGAGCTATTCTTTCATATTCGGCATCAAGGATGAAGTCTGCATGATTTATGTATCAGATTATGATGCATTTGATGATGTTAAAGTAATAGGTCGTAGATGA